In a genomic window of Balaenoptera ricei isolate mBalRic1 unplaced genomic scaffold, mBalRic1.hap2 scaffold_672, whole genome shotgun sequence:
- the LOC132358920 gene encoding LOW QUALITY PROTEIN: myosin-8-like (The sequence of the model RefSeq protein was modified relative to this genomic sequence to represent the inferred CDS: deleted 1 base in 1 codon): protein MVIPQYSHVRVLGLRIWEYKGSWGATLSKLLRPQHRKVGDIPKSSPDHRYVTAPSRLYVTEEISDLTMQIAEMSKNLQELEKTRKRVQQEKSDLQAALEEVEGSLKHEEGKILRVQLELNQLKSELDRKITEKEEEIEQLKRNSQRAAKAMQSVLDAEIWSRNVALRLKKKMERDLSEMEIQLGHSNRQVAETQKHLCSVQSQLKDSQLHLDDTLRSSEYHKEQLALVERRNGLLLEEPEERKVALARTERTRKLAEHELLEASDRVQLLHSHNTCLINTKKKLEADIAQCQAEVEKSIQESKNAEEKAKKDVKDAAMMAEELTEKEQDTSAHLERMKKNLEQTVKDLKHRLDEAEQLALKGGKKHIQKLEARVRELEGEVVESEQKRNAEAVKGLRKHERRVKELTYQTEEDRKNVLRLQDLVDKLQAKVKSYKRQAEEAEEQSNANLAKFRKLQQELEEAEERADIAESQVNKLRVKSREIHTQVSAE, encoded by the exons gtgggtgacatccCCAAGTCCTCTcccgatcacag gtatgtgacagcccccagtcgTCTCtacgtcacag AAGAGATTTCCGACTTAACCATGCAGATTGCAGAAATGAGCAAGAATCTTCAGGAATTGGAGAAGACCAGGAAGCGAGTGCAGCAAGAAAAGTCAGACCTCCAGGCTGCCCTGGAAGAGGTGGAG GGTTCCTTGAAGCATGAAGAGGGCAAGATTTTGCGTGTCCAGCTAGAGTTGAACCAGCTGAAATCTGAGCTTGACCGCAAGAtcactgagaaggaagaagaaatcgaGCAGCTGAAAAGAAACAGCCAGCGGGCAGCAAAGGCCATGCAAAGCGTGCTGGATGCTGAGATCTGGAGCCGGAATGTTGCTCTGAGGctgaagaagaagatggagagagacctCAGTGAGATGGAGATTCAGCTGGGCCACTCCAACCGCCAGGTGGCAGAGACCCAGAAACACCTGTGCTCAGTCCAGAGCCAGCTCAAG GACTCCCAGCTGCATCTGGATGACACCCTGAGGAGCAGCGAGTACCACAAGGAGCAGCTGGCCCTCGTGGAGCGCAGGAATGGCCTCTTGCTGGAGGAGCCGGAGGAGAGGAAGGTGGCCCTGGCACGGACGGAGCGCACCCGCAAGCTGGCGGAGCACGAGCTGCTGGAGGCCAGCGACCGCGTGCAGCTCCTTCACTCCCAC aaCACGTGCctgataaataccaagaaaaaactgGAAGCTGACATAGCCCAATGCCAGGCAGAGGTGGAGAAGTCTATCCAGGAGTCCAAAAATGCAGAGGAGAAGGCCAAGAAGGATGTCAAGGAT GCGGCCATGATGGCCGAGGAGCTGACAGAGAAGGAGCAGGACACCAGCGCCCACCTGGAGCGGATGAAGAAGAACCTGGAGCAGACGGTGAAGGACCTGAAGCACCGCCTGGACGAGGCTGAGCAGCTGGCCCTGAAGGGTGGCAAGAAGCACATCCAGAAGCTGGAGGCCAGG GTACGTGAGCTTGAAGGAGAGGTA GTTGAAAGTGAGCAGAAACGTAATGCTGAGGCTGTTAAAGGTTTGCGGAAACACGAGAGAAGAGTAAAGGAACTCACCTACCAG ACTGAGGAAGACCGCAAGAATGTTCTCAGGCTGCAAGACCTGGTAGATAAATTACAGGCAAAGGTGAAATCATACAAGAGACAAGCTGAGGAGGCT GAGGAACAATCCAATGCTAATCTTGCCAAATTCCGCAAGCTCcagcaggagctggaggaggccgaGGAACGGGCTGACATTGCCGAGTCCCAGGTCAACAAGCTGCGGGTGAAGAGCCGGGAGATTCACACACAAGTCAGTGCAGAGTGA